The Rhizoctonia solani chromosome 14, complete sequence genome has a segment encoding these proteins:
- a CDS encoding glycoside hydrolase family 1 protein has translation MGNTASRPRSRAPTSNIENKKAVAREEAKPRTNSDTTLNGASPQTAAKKVQAVQKKLPKDFLWGFATASFQIEGSTNTDGRGPSIWDEFSRTPGKTLDGRDGDVATDSYRLWKEDVALLKQYGIKSYRFSLSWSRIIPLGGRNDPVNPLGIKFYSDFIDALLAAGITPFLTLYHWDLPQGLHDRYGGWLNKEEIVKDYAHYAKVCFEAFGDRVKHWLTMNEPWCISILGYGRGVFAPGRCSDRQRSPVGDSSTEPWIVGHSVILAHAHAVKVYREQFKASQKGQIGITLNGDWAMPYDNTPENIAAAQHALDFAIGWFADPIYLGHYPAYMKEVLGDRLPTFTPEELKIVKGSGDFYGMNTYTTNLCKAGGSDEFQGNVQYTFKRPDGTELGCQAHCAWLQTYPDGFRALLNYLWKKYKLPIYITENGFAVKDEDSMPLLDALADKDRVEYFDGNTKALLAAVNEDGVDVRAYFPWSFMDNFEWADGYGTRFGVTYVDYETQKRYPKDSAKFLVRWFQDNVEK, from the exons GCTCGTGAGGAGGCCAAGCCCCGTACCAACTCGGATACAACACTCAACGGTGCCTCTCCCCAAACGGCAGCCAAAAAGGTACAAGCCGTCCAGAAAAAGTTGCCCAAGGATTTCTTGTGGGGATTTGCAACCG CCTCATTCCAAATCGAGGGTTCGACCAACACCGATGGGCGTGGTCCCTCCATCTGGGACGAGTTCTCTCGTACCCCTGGAAAGACTCTGGATGGCCGTGATGGTGACGTTGCAACCGACTCGTACCGACTTTGGAAGGAAGATGTCGCACTTCTGAAGCAATATGGCATCAAGTCTTATCGTTTCTCCCTTTCTTGGTCACGAATAATTCCTCTTGGCGGGCGTAACGACCCCGTGAACCCACTTGGGATCAAATTCTATTCCGACTTCATTGACGCGCTCTTGGCCGCCGGAATTACTCCCTTCCTTACTCTCTACCACTGGGATCTTCCTCAGGGACTTCATGACCGTTACGGTGGATGGTTGAACAAGGAAGAAATCGTGAAGGACTATGCTCACTATGCCAAG GTCTGTTTTGAAGCATTTGGTGACCGTGTGAAGCACTGGCTCACCATGAATGAGCCGTGGTGCATCTCTATTCTGGGATACGGGCGCGGAGTATTCGCCCCGGGACGTTGCAGTGATCGCCAACGCAGCCCAGTGGGTGATTCCAGCACTGAGCCATGGAT CGTTGGTCACAGTGTGATTCTTGCCCACGCACACGCAGTCAAGGTTTATCGTGAACAATTCAAGGCATCCCAGAAGGGACAGATTGGTATCACTCTAAACGGCGACTGGGCTATGCCATACGACAATACCCCCGAGA ACATCGCAGCAGCTCAGCATGCGCTCGATTTCGCTATTGGTTGGTTCGCGGACCCTATTTACCTCGGCCACTACCCCGCATACATGAAGGAGGTTCTCGGTGACAGACTCCCTACTTTCACTCCGGAGGAGCTCAAGATCGTCAAAGGCTCAGGCGACTTTTACGGAATGAACACCTACACCACCAACCTTTGCA AGGCTGGCGGCTCAGACGAATTCCAAGGAAACGTCCAGTACACCTTTAAGCGCCCCGACGGTACTGAGCTTGGATGTCAGGCTCACTGCGCATGGCTCCAGACTTACCCCGACGGTTTCCGTGCACTCCTCAACTACCTCTGGAAGAAGTACAAGCTTCCTATCTACATCACCGAGAACGGTTTCGCAGTCAAAGACGAGGACTCGATGCCACTTCTCGACGCCCTTGCAGACAAGGACCGAGTTGAGTACTTTGACGGCAACACCAAGGCACTATTGGCTGCAGTCAATGAGGATGGTGTTGATGTCAGGGCCTACTTCCCTTGGA GCTTCATGGACAACTTTGAGTGGGCTGATGGGTATGGTACCCGCTTCGGTGTCACCTATGTTGACTACGAGACCCAGAAGCGGTACCCTAAAGACTCGGCGAAATTCTTGGTTCGG TGGTTCCAAGACAACGTTGAAAAGTAG